In one window of Mytilus galloprovincialis chromosome 6, xbMytGall1.hap1.1, whole genome shotgun sequence DNA:
- the LOC143080028 gene encoding uncharacterized protein LOC143080028 isoform X3, which translates to MDSNKRKALIEWVNSLVPSNSIRSVLDLQDGKAFIQLLQLSDECLVPEAPQTSQQRLDLVKQYLEGFYSVSLLPGSSLLDFKLIVQDSISRKDKEWELGKILLALLEACVLEKKNNTFVTTATSLPELVQMEIMQMLQPMIINAQDVGSHLTEDFADILTKTTDTNAHQDAALFFQLVTQGNMSRVTSTPNVDHSFNFSRFSNHVASPVSHQQFNTSLSSEIASPLRMMTIANSPCTPLSALMQSPQLAQKALIRQREREIKKLELSLQNERHLRTELEFDLHEKVEKLNDKDNKIKEFEKVVKQQRKVQDMVDEIDTLRQEKEKNEKDLARVQQKMNELQNIKDHYEIVEQENKQLTEEFSKMRTEVQTMDSLKKSHEEYRTQCHLKSVRLSELESLIQHKNSELESKNIEMCHSEEKNRNLISQIESLKKDQEEFEELLSCRGAVNGESMGVISDKRIKELEDEMAHMKSSWVELSAHEQLQQKLDAVSEARDTFEAKFSDVHKQFLEKDSQVDQLQLEVSQLKSSIEVHQENQTELVKKVNDAEQEINVLRQSEAKLISSEESAIAARKAAEDQILTLQKDQSRLQTEFKLTVQELEGTKQASENRRQTMAASIDVALSEKKTVEQRLLKSNQKLEEQVTELKAKLQKEHEESAKSEEALKSKVQALQLSLKQTEILLENDQWTKDNTITAMREELKEIQEELTETENKLQIEIAQLTENKNKLEDQIAEQKDSYVQKIDNISSELLTFKTAARQKENDMCDKLQTVKDENIALKNELDNLKAASDKTVSTMEQKYCKFENKVKDQEESLRKELKALQGKYQWSQHDQESLSEEISDLKDLIKEKCLEIENLQSEILNHKQCENDLKGQMSQITNSKENLQKQLEEMKENMNVEQENHAELVNKISLEHETEIQKLRNCLSAKEASSLDTQQNMETCMNEIQTSLEKEMERGKEKERLCQIQIAQTRNQLAELQGKYDKQTASYNTIQTTLNNELEQQRITAAVLEEKLNKEVQKGQAELSKISAEYNELDMKYRSVTDHERTRDSRMKELHQQISELESRKRDLENISEEKNEKVDDLTGQIVLIKKVAESKQADNDKLCSENKNLNVKVEDLNEKLLKECKENDEMRHKHKEINCHVNQLENQLCEVNNKLVDTEKVLEEKSSSLSREVEAVSERDAEISDLKISLGNTEEEVVSAKEQVSELTEVNSELNKSLENVNNELKNLQLVFNNKEIELNEKIQTLLESHKNEILELKESSESEIKVLNSEIEKMKSDLLSCDTEILRLEQENRDLKSSLELLKEEHLQELEQIHSEKETVLNEYETRLKGTNEKLHKEKNELIESHKMELQSLNSEFSESKQKFENTIVQLKEQSKNDLESLKCEFKLQVERMTTELKQEHEKMSSLKKECKVKVSETEKYWQSQLEQLQEEYAQASDEQKQEYDSQVQEQEVRYQSQYEALVQEREMILSNQKMAFQERVNYLENRLTQRQTEIQTLTKEMDEDKGKTETDYKQKLANIESILKKEMSNQKDLMNELKQNKERVNELQSALREKRTSYETSLKASKNAWDSDLDNLREEYNGKMSELEREKNRQIEDEKQRRINMEESCHHLEDRMETSLLENNSLKQQLAAVEEEKNQLILDYEKTLDLKNNDFSNQEQLKKKIEMFKSQVQKLEVEKNFHRDQLDKKVKELKEELEYKEEQWSEEMESVKKQYTEANQQKIHLQQQMKNIGENTDKKDKTIAQYQKYYAQKKETNLLLQQEVNINKKLADNFKEKTEKLEAEMNKLKNNYKAKSEKMEKELEQLTVQITEQKNKFSKTETEVAPVKSQLQEELNKNKSLQNKVKTLEVQLDYADKQVRELRHKLDDAGTVFLGDNTEFMKLKKESDVSLMETSFRDDGGPLTPYNLRSSTSRKFSLERNPSQSSLQHLCKSDGDEKSISPLSLRSHGRRSSLSDPNLNATIASIDSVRSTTSKGMKRFVNDEDDEGEVLEWKRLGELSRRNTLCLPHLKTSYPVETQKIQLRVFPDRQLQQSHLSTNSLKKRKQELVDEDDIKTEFYDSTKNKQAKHVNTVYQKPGPPTPGNSNKRNSRGTPGRGLLNSPRSPMTSGRRRTPKRTPKKTPKKETNENVKPATTFSIGFTPKNKRLTRQHGFVSASKSSTKRFQTLRRICEAVILDFKWIF; encoded by the exons ACACCAATGCTCACCAAGATGCTGCTCTTTTCTTCCAACTAGTTACCCAAGGCAACATGAGTCGAGTGACATCAACACCAAATGTGGACCATTCTTTCAACTTTAGTAGATTTTCAAATCATG TGGCTAGTCCTGTATCTCATCAACAATTTAACACCAGTTTATCATCAGAAATAGCCTCTCCTCTCAGAATGATGACCATAGCTAATTCACCATGTACACCACTAAGTGCATTGATGCAGTCGCCACAACTGGCACAGAAG GCACTTATTCGACAGAGAGAGCGGGAAATTAAAAAGCTTGAGTTGTCCCTACAGAATGAAAGACATCTTAGGACAGAACTGGAATTTGACCTTCATGAAAAGGTTGAAAAGTTAAATGATAAAG ataacaaaataaaagaatttgagaaAGTAGTGAAGCAACAGAGAAAAGTTCAAGACATGGTAGATGAAATAGATACACTCAGACAAGAAAAAGAGAAGAACGAAAAGGATCTCGCAAG GGTTCAACAGAAAATGAATGAATTGCAGAACATCAAAGATCATTATGAGATTGTAGAACAAGAAAATAAACAGCTGACAGAAGAGTTTTCAAAAATGAGAACAGAG GTTCAGACAATGGACAGTCTAAAGAAAAGCCATGAGGAATACAGAACTCAGTGTCATCTCAAGTCAGTAAGATTGTCAGAACTAGAAAGCTTGATTCAACACAAGAATAGTGAATtggaaagcaaaaacatagagaTGTGTCATTCTGAAGAGAAAAACAGAAACTTGATAAGTCAAATTGAAAGCTTGAAAAAAGATCAAGAAGAATTTGAAGAGCTACTAAGTTGCAGAG GTGCTGTAAATGGTGAGAGTATGGGGGTAATCAGTGACAAACGGATAAAGGAATTAGAAGATGAAATGGCACATATGAAGTCATCGTGGGTTGAATTGTCAGCTCATGAACAACTACAACAGAAACTAGATGCTGTTTCAGAAGCCAGAGATACATTTGAG GCAAAGTTCAGTGATGTTCATAAACAGTTTTTAGAAAAAGACAGTCAGGTAGACCAACTTCAGCTGGAAGTTTCTCAACTTAAATCTAGCATTGAAGTTCATCAAGAAAATCAGACTGAATTGGTAAAGAAAGTTAATGATGCAGAACAAGAGATTAATGTTCTTAGGCAGTCAGAAGCCAAACTTATTTCATCTGAGGAATCTGCTATAGCTGCCAGGAAAGCTGCTGAAGACCAAATCCTGACATTACAGAAAGATCAGTCACGATTACAAACAGAGTTCAAGTTAACAGTACAG gagtTAGAGGGCACTAAACAAGCAAGTGAGAACAGACGTCAAACTATGGCAGCATCAATTGATGTGGCTTTGTCTGAAAAGAAAACTGTAGAACAACGCCTTCTTAAATCTAATCAAAAACTTGAGGAACAAGTCACAGAGCTAAAAGCAAAACTTCAGAAGGAACATGAAGAGTCGGCCAAGAGTGAGGAAGCACTGAAATCTAAAGTACAAGCCTTGCAATTGTCACTGAAGCAGACAGAAATTCTTTTAGAGAATGACCAATGGACAAAGGATAATACAATAACAGCAATGAGAGAGGAGCTTAAGGAAATTCAGGAGGAACTTacagaaacagaaaataaacttCAAATTGAAATTGCACaattaactgaaaataaaaataaactagaaGATCAAATTGCAGAACAGAAAGATTCATATGTGCAGAAAATTGATAACATTTCATCGGAACTACTCACTTTCAAAACAGCAGCTAGACAAAAAGAAAATGACATGTGTGACAAGTTGCAGACGGTCAAAGATGAAAATAtcgctttgaaaaatgaacttgaCAATTTGAAGGCAGCCAGTGATAAAACTGTATCTACAATGgaacaaaaatattgtaaatttgaaaataaggTGAAAGATCAAGAAGAAAGCCTAAGGAAAGAACTTAAGGCTTTACAAGGTAAATATCAATGGAGTCAACATGATCAAGAATCACTGTCTGAAGAAATATCCGATTTAAAAGACTTGATTAAAGAAAAGTGCTTGGAAATTGAAAATTTGCAAAGTgaaatattaaatcataaacaATGCGAAAATGATTTGAAAGGTCAGATGTCTCAGATAACAAATAGTAAAGAAAACTTACAAAAGCAGTTGgaagaaatgaaagaaaatatgaATGTTGAACAAGAAAATCATGCTGAATTAGTGAATAAGATTTCACTGGAACATGAAACTGAGATTcagaaattaagaaattgtttGTCGGCCAAAGAGGCAAGTAGTTTAGATACCCAGCAGAACATGGAAACATGCATGAATGAAATACAAACTTCACTAGAAAAAGAAATGGAAAGAGGAAAAGAGAAAGAGAGATTATGTCAAATTCAGATTGCTCAAACTAGAAATCAACTGGCAGAATTACAAGGGAAATATGATAAGCAAACAGCAAGTTATAATACTATTCAAACCACATTAAATAATGAACTAGAACAACAACGCATTACAGCTGCTGTGTTAGAGGAAAAGCTTAATAAGGAAGTACAAAAAGGTCAAGCTGAATTGAGTAAAATCTCTGCTGAGTACAATGAATTGGACATGAAATATAGATCAGTGACTGATCATGAAAGAACACGTGACAGCAGAATGAAGGAATTACACCAGCAAATATCAGAGTTAGAAAGTCGGAAACGGGACTTGGAAAATATAAGTGAGGAGAAGAACGAGAAGGTTGATGACCTCACTGGTCAGATTGTTCTGATTAAGAAGGTGGCCGAATCTAAACAGGCAGACAATGATAAACTATGTTcggaaaataaaaatttgaatgtgAAAGTAGAAGATTTGAATGAAAAGTTACTGAAGGAATGTAAAGAAAACGATGAGATGAGACACAAACATAAAGAGATTAATTGTCATGTAAATCAGTTGGAGAACCAATTATGTGAAGTCAATAATAAACTTGTAGACACTGAAAAAGTGCTTGAAGAAAAATCTTCATCTCTTAGTCGGGAGGTTGAAGCTGTATCTGAACGTGATGCAGAGATTTCtgatttgaaaatttcattagGAAATACAGAGGAAGAAGTTGTATCTGCAAAAGAACAGGTTTCTGAACTAACTGAAGTCAACTCTGAATTAAACAAAAGTCTTGAAAATGTGAACAATGAACTGAAAAATTTGCAACTTGTTTTCAATAATAAAGAAATTGAATTGAATGAGAAGATTCAGACATTATTAGAAtctcataaaaatgaaattttagaattgaAGGAATCAAGTGAGTCAGAAATTAAAGTACTGAactctgaaattgaaaaaatgaaatctgATTTACTTTCATGTGATACTGAAATTCTTAGACTTGAACAAGAAAACAGAGATCTGAAGTCATCGTTAGAACTATTGAAGGAAGAGCATTTGCAGGAACTAGAACAGATTCATAGCGAGAAagaaacagttttaaatgaatatGAAACAAGATTGAAAGGAACAAATGAAAAATTACATAAAGAAAAGAATGAACTTATTGAAAGTCATAAAATGGAACTTCAGTCACTAAATTCAGAATTTTCAGAATCAAAACAGAAGTTTGAAAATACCATTGTGCAACTGAAAGAGCAATCCAAAAATGATTTAGAATCATTAAAATGTGAATTTAAACTTCAAGTTGAAAGAATGACCACTGAACTTAAACAAGAACATGAAAAAATGAGCAGTCTGAAAAAGGAATGTAAGGTCAAGGTCTCTGAAACTGAAAAATACTGGCAGTCACAACTAGAGCAGCTGCAAGAGGAGTATGCTCAAGCTAGTGATGAACAGAAACAGGAATATGATAGTCAAGTTCAGGAACAGGAAGTTAGGTACCAGTCTCAGTATGAGGCACTGGTACAAGAGAGGGAAATGATCTTGTCCAATCAGAAGATGGCATTCCAGGAAAGGGTGAATTACCTTGAAAATAGGCTTACTCAAAGACAAACTGAGATTCAGACTTTGACGAAGGAAATGGATGAGGACAAAGGAAAGACAGAAACAGATTACAAACAGAAGCTTGCTAATATTGAATCTATATTGAAGAAAGAAATGTCAAATCAGAAAGATTTGAtgaatgaattaaaacaaaataaggaaaGGGTCAATGAGCTTCAGTCTGCTTTGCGTGAAAAAAGAACAAGCTATGAAACTTCCCTGAAAGCCAGTAAAAATGCCTGGGACTCCGACCTCGATAATCTTAGGGAAGAGTACAATGGTAAAATGTCAGAACTTGAAAGAGAGAAGAACAGACAAATAGAGGATGAAAAGCAAAGAAGAATAAACATGGAAGAATCTTGTCATCATCTGGAGGATAGAATGGAAACATCGTTACTTGAAAACAATAGCTTGAAACAACAG tTGGCTGCAGTTGAAGAAGAGAAAAATCAGCTTATCCTTGACTATGAAAAGACGTTAGATTTGAAAAACAATGACTTTTCCAATCAAGAACAGTTAAAGAAgaaaatagaaatgtttaaatCACAG GTCCAGAAGTTAGAAGTGGAAAAAAATTTCCATCGAGATCAATTAGACAAAAAGGTTAAAGAACTGAAAGAGGAACTTGAGTATAAGGAGGAACAGTGGTCTGAGGAAATGGAGAGTGTAAAGAAACAATACACAGAAGCTAACCAacagaaaatacat CTTCAACAACAGATGAAGAACATTGGGGAGAACACTGACAAGAAAGACAAAACAATTGCACAGTACCAAAAATACTATGCCCAGAAGAAAGAAACCAATCTTCTTCTACAACAGGAGGTTAACATCAACAAAAAACTGGCCGATAACTTCAAAGAAAAAACGGAGAAACTGGAGGCAGAAATGAATAAGTTGAAAAACAACTATAAGGCAAAATCTGAAAAGATGGAAAAAGAACTTGAACAACTGACAGTACAGATAACAGAGCAGAAAAATAAGTTCTCTAAGACGGAGACTGAAGTAGCACCAGTGAAATCTCAACTCCAGGAAGAactgaacaaaaacaaatcactTC AAAACAAAGTAAAGACCTTGGAAGTTCAGTTAGATTATGCTGATAAACAAGTGAGAGAACTCCGTCACAAGTTAGATGATGCTGGCACAGTGTTTTTGGGAGATAATACTGAATTCATGAAGTTAAAGAAAGAGTCAGATGTTAGCCTTATGG aaaCCAGTTTCCGTGATGATGGTGGTCCACTTACTCCTTATAACCTCCGATCATCAACTTCAAGAAAATTCTCCCTGGAAAGAAACCCATCTCAGAGTTCGTTACAACATCTATGTAAAAG tGATGGTGACGAGAAGAGTATATCTCCTTTATCATTGAGAAGTCATGGCAGACGGTCATCACTATCGGATCCTAATCTGAATGCCACCATAGCAAGTATAGATTCTGTGAGATCAACAACTTCAA aaggTATGAAAAGATTTGTCAATGATGAGGACGATGAAGGTGAAGTACTTGAATGGAAGAGACTTGGTGAGTTATCACGAAGAAACACACTTTGTCTTCCACATCTTAAGACATCATACCCTGTAGAAACACAGAAGATTCAACTCCGTGTTTTCCCTGACAGACAGCTGCAGCAGAGCCATTTGAGTACCAACAGTCTGAAGAAAAGGAAACAAGAATTGGTGGACGaagatgatataaaaacagaATTTTATGACAGTACTAAGAACAAACAG GCCAAACATGTAAATACAGTTTATCAGAAGCCAGGTCCACCTACACCCGGCAATTCTAACAAGAGGAATTCTAGAGGGACACCAGGAAGAGGTTTACTAAATTCACCACGGTCTCCAATGACTAGTGGTAGGAGACGAACACCAAAACGTACTCCAAAGAAGACTCCTAAAAAGGAGACAAATGAAAATGTTAAG CCTGCCACAACATTTAGCATAGGATTTACTCCAAAGAACAAACGTTTGACAAGGCAGCATGGTTTTGTGTCGGCTTCTAAAAGTTCAACGAAG CGATTCCAGACTCTCAGGAGGATTTGTGAAGCTGTTATTCTGGACtttaaatggatattttaa